A single genomic interval of Dysidea avara chromosome 6, odDysAvar1.4, whole genome shotgun sequence harbors:
- the LOC136257493 gene encoding uncharacterized protein yields MACGDFQGLVLKGVTKLNCKELGRGAYGRVYAVKYCGTICAAKEIHSILIEEARDEEMQRTVESFMRECCQCSVLRHPNVIQFLGVCYTYAYGAGRGVQGRMRLPVMIMEMMADSLTSLVDKHEKIPYNLKFSIVYDVSLGLCYLHNHDPPIVHRDLSPNNVLLTAHHVAKISDLGVAKVIKADSRKTMTKAPGTVDFMPPETLDETPVYGPPVDVFAFAGIVLHTFNQQWPYSSKQVQFDPITRKRVALSEVERRQQYLDKMRGGEAEVLRPLVEECLDDDAAMRPNITVVCEKIQVSKDNYMKGLPQDIITLHQQVQQLKSETREQKFEINQLKFEVDQLKKQLSSTRNVRTQQVASQQSNCRTKMMIEAPPLMQALTSGRYHIKWTQLASLPAPGYGVVVTVKEKKVYVVVGTTPVDEAKHQVYAYDINTGHWEQLPPSGHYCGVPHIIGGKLAIIGGRLSSTNERTNKVSTFDETSQTWTSYYPDLLSVRNRPGVVTHLEHVIVAGGAKSHGSTPVIQDDIEVLNWIENSHWRKVSTYLPMPMVHFTPILTDKHLLIVGYNDADNVRNKTVYKIPVDDITRPRDQQQSTDTSTKWIKMTDATHWYTALVPNSSPPVIVGGSDQNGIATSDIKMYDDSSKSWKKVALLTSARSYVAVAAVSNNTIIVIGGLTKGKSIGNAKASSITTVELGQAQITLTN; encoded by the exons ATGGCTTGTGGTGACTTTCAAGGTCTTGTTCTGAAGGGAGTTACAAAACTAAATTGCAAGGAATTGGGACGCGGGGCTTACGGGAGAGTTTACGCGGTCAAGTATTGTGGGACGATATGTGCCGCTAAAGAGATTCACTCCATTTTGATCGAAGAGGCGAGAGACGAGGAAATGCAACGAACAGTGGAATCGTTTATGAGGGAATGTTGCCAATGTAGTGTGTTGCGTCATCCAAACGTCATCCAATTCTTAGGTGTTTGTTATACCTATGCCTATGGGGCGGGCCGCGGTGTCCAAGGAAGAATGAGGCTACCAGTAATGATCATGGAGATGATGGCAGATAGCTTGACCTCACTGGTGGATAAACATGAGAAGATTCCAtataacttgaaattttcaattgtctATGATGTCTCCCTCGGTCTGTGCTACCTTCACAATCATGATCCTCCCATAGTCCATCGTGATCTCTCCCCCAATAATGTCTTGTTGACGGCACATCATGTGGCAAAGATTAGTGATCTTGGAGTAGCCAAGGTGATTAAGGCTGATAGTAGAAAGACAATGACTAAGGCTCCAGGAACTGTTGATTTTATGCCACCTGAAACACTTGATGAGACTCCAGTTTATGGCCCTCCTGTGGACGTGTTTGCTTTTGCTGGAATAGTCCTCCATACATTCAACCAACAATGGCCTTATTCATCCAAGCAAGTTCAGTTTGACCCAATAACCAGAAAGAGGGTGGCCTTGTCTGAGGTTGAGCGCCGTCAACAATACCTGGACAAAATGAGAGGAGGTGAGGCTGAAGTATTAAGGCCACTGGTGGAAGAGTGTCTAGATGATGATGCTGCTATGAGACCGAACATAACAGTTGTTTGTGAGAAGATCCAAGTTAGCAAGGACAATTACATGAAGGGGTTGCCACAAGATattatcactctacaccaacaAGTGCAACAACTGAAAAGTGAAACTAGGGAGCAGAAATTTGAAATCAACCAACTGAAATTCGAAGTTGACCAGTTGAAAAAACAGTTG TCCTCCACAAGGAATGTACGAACACAACAAGTAGCCAGTCAACAGAGTAACTGCAGGACCAAGATGATGATA GAGGCACCTCCATTAATGCAAGCACTTACCAGTGGTAGGTACCACATAAAATGGACTCAGCTAGCCAGTCTTCCTGCTCCTGGGTATGGTGTAGTTGTCACAGTGAAAGAAAAAAAGGTCTATGTTGTTGTTGGGACTACTCCAGTTGATGAGGCTAAACATCAAGTATATGCCTATGATATCAACACTGGCCACTGGGAACAGTTACCTCCTTCAGGTCACTACTGTGGTGTTCCTCACATCATTGGTGGAAAATTAGCTATTATTGGTGGACGTCTGTCTTCTACCAATGAAAGAACTAATAAAGTCTCTACATTTGATGAAACTAGTCAAACTTGGACATCGTATTATCCTGACCTTCTCTCAGTCAGGAACAGACCAGGGGTGGTTACTCACTTAGAGCATGTTATTGTTGCCGGTGGAGCTAAAAGCCACGGTAGCACACCAGTAATACAAGATGATATTGAAGTTCTTAACTGGATTGAGAACTCCCATTGGAGAAAAGTCTCCACTTATCTTCCTATGCCAATGGTACACTTCACACCTATTTTGACTGACAAACATTTACTCATAGTAGGGTACAATGATGCTGACAATGTACGTAATAAAACAGTCTACAAGATACCTGTTGATGATATCACCAGACCACGTgaccaacaacaaagcacagACACATCCACCAAATGGATTAAAATGACTGATGCCACTCACTGGTATACAGCCCTAGTCCCTAACTCATCCCCACCAGTGATAGTTGGTGGATCAGATCAAAATGGTATAGCAACATCAGATATTAAGATGTATGATGACTCTAGCAAGAGCTGGAAAAAAGTTGCATTGTTAACATCAGCTAGATCATATGTAGCTGTAGCAGCAGTCAGCAACAATACCATTATAGTTATTGGAGGACTTACTAAAGGAAAAAGCATAGGTAATGCTAAAGCATCCAGTATTACTACAGTGGAACTGGGACAAGCACAAATAACTCTTACTAACTAG